The Verrucomicrobiota bacterium genomic sequence AGGAGCACGAAGCACCGCCGGTCTTCGCTCCGGGGCCAGAACGCCGCTGAGACCACGACGTTCGTGTCCACGACGACCGTCACGCCTTCCGCCTCCGTTGTTCAGTCCGATATTTGGTGATCTCGTCCTGGATGAGGGACTCATCTTCAGCGGTGATGGGCCGCGCCTTGCGTCCATTGTCGAGTGCCTTGAACACCGCCGCCAGTTCGGCCTCGGTCGGCTCAGGCACTGGTGTCACGTAGAATCCCTCGCCGACCTCGGTAATCCGCAAAGAGGTTCCTGGCCGGATGCGCTTGCGTTCGCACATGGCCTTGGGCAAGACCACCTGGCGTTTAGTGGTCACTGTAATCGTTGTCGTCACACCCGTAAGATTATCCTACGCCTGGATTCGGGTCAAGTTCAGGTCGCCGCCAGATACCGGTAGAACGTCGCCCTGGAAATCCGCAGGGTCTGGCAGATGTGCTCGATGGAGAGCGACTTGTCGGCGTACAACTTCTTGGCCATCTGGACCGTGGGTCACCTACAGCAATCGGTTTCCGGCCTCCCTTCCGGCCACGGGCACGGGCCGCTTCCAGCCCGGCGCGGGTCCGCTCCTGGATTAACCGGCGCTCGAACTGGGCCAAGGCGGTGAAGATGTGGAAGATCAACTCGCCGGACGCCGTGGTCGTATCAATGGCCCCATCGCACAGCGACTTGAACCCGACCTTCCGCTGGCGCAACTGCTCAACCAGGTCGATCAGGTGCCGAACTGACCGTCCCAACCGATCCAGACGCCATGCGATCAAGGTGTCGCCTTCCTTCAGCTCCCGCAGGCAGGCGTCCAGCCCGGGTCGCGCCGCCTTCGCGCCGGACACCTTGTCCACGAAGATCAACTTCTTCGGGCACCCTGCCTTTTCCAAAGCATCGAGCTGGAGTTTGAGTTCCTGGCCGTTCGTGCTGACCCTGGCGTAGCCAACCAGTCGGTTCTTGGTCTGCTCTTTCATGTCTCACTAAATGTAGCTGTCAACCCGCCAGATGCGGTTTCGGAACCGAACGACCGAACCAATTTTCAAATCAGCGGCCATCAAGTTGCGACCCGACTAGAAGCGTCGCTTGGCGAGGAGCTTACCAGCCCCTCGCACCCAGGGCAGCCGAAAAACCAAAACGATTCCAACACCCGAAACGACGCTCGAACCACGCCTCACGCGGACTGGAAACCGCACCCGCTTTATGAACGCTCCGCGTTTGGATCGTTAAGAAAGTGGGTGCAAAGCTGTTATGAAAAACCCTGTAGTGGGAAAAACGCTCTCGCAAGTGGTTGATATTGATGGAAATAAAATGGAGCGAGCGAAGGGATTCGAACCCTCGACATTCACCTTGGCAAGGTGACGCTCTACCAGACTGAGCTACGCTCGCTTCCGCAGAAAGCGGATCGACGTTACGCCGCCCGCTCGACTTTGCAAGCAAGGAATTCTTCAATGGGATGTCAGGTATTTCAACAATTCGATCTGCTCGCGCGGGCTCAGCGACTCCAGCAATCCCTCGGGCATCAGGCTCACTTCACTCGTCCGTCTTCTCGCCAATTCCGACTTTCTCAGGATCTGCTGCTCAGTTGCGGTTCGCAAAATCAGGGAGTCCGCCGTTTCCCCCTGAATGACTCCGGAAAGAACCCGGCCCTCGCGAGTCTCCACTTCCGTCATCTGAAAATCCGACCCGACCACCGCGTTGGGATCGATGATGTTTTCCAAGTAATAGCCAATCCCGTTGGCGCCCGCTCCCGTAAGGTCGGGCCCCAGACGGGTTCCTTCCCCCTTCAAGACATGACACGAGGCGCATAAGCGCGTGAAATGCCCTTGTCCCGCCTTGCCATCGTAAGCCCACAACGGAGCCTCCTCAAAAGTCTTGAGCAACTTGCCGATGGCCGCGGCGCGATCGGCGGGACTCGCACGAAGCCGTCCCCATTGGCGAGCCACCAGGCCATCCACCTCGGGCGATCGCAGCAAACTCAATTGCCGGATGTGATAGGCGTTCAATTGCTCGCGTTTGACTTTTCCTTCACCCACGGACTTCAGCAAGGACGCGGCATAGCCAGCCCTCCCGGTTAACGTCTGCAATGCCGCCGTTCTTTCGGCCGTGGGCCAGCCTTCGAGCCGCGGGATCAGCTCGTTGGCAATCCGAGGATCGTCAAACCGGCCGAGGGTTTGCAAAGCGCGCAGTCGGAAGGATTCTTCATCCAGAAGGCCGAGGAATACCGCCATGGTGGAGGGGTCACCCGCGCGTTTCAACACGTCGAACGCGTGGTTGCGGTCTTCCCGCCGGGCGGATCGTGAGGCAAGCACCCCTCGGAGTTCGTCGAACGATGTGGTGTCGCCAAAAAAGGACGCGAGACGTTCTCCCGCGCGCCGAATCTCAACATCACTGTGGCCGCGCAACCTCGAGGCGAGCCCCCTCCAACCCGATGGCTCGGACGCGACTTGCCGCGTTTCGATGGCCCATTCCAGGGCGGCCAATCGGCGGGGCAATTCCGGGTCCGGGGTCTCCAGCAATCGACGCATGGCCGCCTCCAACCCTCGCCGGTCCAGCCTGGCTGCGCTGGCCAGTGTCCAATCGACCCAGAGCGGTGCCGCCTTCGTACCCGCCATGGACCAGACCCGATCGAAATGTTTCTCCAACCGCCCCGCGACGCCCTGCCAGGCCAGTTTGAACAGATTGCGGTCCGTCACACCGTCTCCGCGTTCCACGATGCTCTGCGCGAGATCCAAAGCGAGCGCATCCGGAAGCCGGGACAGGGCCGCGGCACAGTAAAGCTGAACCGTCAACGATGCGTCTTCGCGAGCCATCCGCCGCAAAGCGCTTTCCAGAGGCGGTGAAGCGGTCCAGCGCTCGCAGGCCAGTTGGACGGCCCACGCCCTCACCCAATCGTCCTCATCGCGCAGGGCTTCCAGCAGCGCTTCATCGCGCAGGGCTCCGCCGAGGTGCAATCCCCAGAGCCCTTTCAAACGGAGCGCGGGATTCTCGCCGGTCCGGGCGAGCTGCATCAAACGGGGGCTCGCGGCAGTGGCTCCCGGACTTCGGGCGGAACGTTCCTGCAAGAGACGCGCCGCCGTCCGGCCGTACCACGCGTTGGGATGTTTGAAAAGTTCCACCAATTCCGCGTCAGACTGCGCGGAGAGATCCACCTTGGCCGGACGGTACTTCGCCGCGTAGGCAATGCGGTAGAGACGACCGTTGTCGCGTTCCCAGCGTTCGGTATGGGGGTTGTGGCAATGCTGCCGGTCATGCCAGTCGATCACGTAGACGGCGCCGTCGGGGCCGTATTGCAGATCCACCGCGACGTATTTGGGGTCGGAACAAAAGAAAACATCGCGGCCCGCGTGGATGGTGTTGAACCCGGATCCTTCGCGGAGATTGATCTGCTGGTTGATTTGATGGCCATGCAGGTTGTGAGTAAAAAGCCGTCCCCGATATGCCTCGGGCCAGTTGTCGCCCAGATAGATCATCGTGCCGACATGGGAATGGCCCCCGTAAATGGCATCTGTCCCGGGTTCTCCGGCGCCTCCCGCGCCATGGTCGTAACGGGCTGAGGCGAGCAAAAAATTTCGGAGCTCGGGGAACCGCTCGGGCGGGTCTCCGATGATGAAAGCTGGATAGTTGGCGTTGGCTTGGTTCCAGAAAACGCCGCTCTGAATGACATGCGAAGTGCCACCCCGGCCCCAATAGCTCCGGCAATGGGTCATGAAGATTTGTCCATGCTCGTCGAAATCCAACCCCCACTGATTGCTGCCCCCCTCGGCAAACACTTCAAACTCGTGCCGGACCGGATGATACCGCCAGACGCCGGCCCGCAACTCTCGTTTCGCGGAATCCGCCGCGCCGGGCTTTCCGATCCTCGAATAGTTGAACACTCCCTGGTTGCCATAAAGCCATCCGTCAGGTCCCCACAGGAAACTATTCAAACATTCATGAGTGTCCTGAAACCCAAATCCCTCCAGCAGTACTTGAGGAGGGCCGTCGGGACGATCGTCGCGATCGCGGTCGGGAATGAACAACAGTTCGGGCGCCGCTCCAACCCACACCCCGCCGAAGCCGACTTCCAACCCGGACACCAAATTCAGGCCCTCCGCAAAAACCCGGCGGGTTTCAAACTCGCCGTCTCCCTCCCGGTCCTCGAAAATCAGAATGCGGTCCAAACCCCGGCCGGGTTCCCGGCGCTGAGGATAACTGAGGGCCTCCGCGACCCAGATCCGGCCCTTCTCGTCGAACGCGAAAGCGACCGGCTGGCTCAGGTCCGGTTCGGCGGCCACCAGGGAAGCTTCGAAACCCTCAGGAAGATGCATCGATTTCAGGGTTGCCCCGGCCGGATGAACTTTGGACGAACGATGGGCGTTGGGTTTCAAATGACGCAGAACCGGACTCGATTGCAGTCGCTCCACTTGTGGCAGGGGAGATTCACCGAGGCTCGTGGACCACGAAACCGCCAGGCCGGCGGCGAGCGAAGGCAGCACGCGACGAAACAGGGTGGGCATGGAAGACATTCAACTGAGAAGCGCCGAAATGACGAGTCCAGATTTGCAGGTTCAAACACGTCTGGAGTGGACCCGACCAAGGTTGGAACGTTTCCAGGATTTCGCGCCGCATTGCCTTTATCGATCGCCGTGGAATGAGCGTCCGCAATGAACGGCTGGGAAACCGTCCCGTGTGCCGGATGCGGAAGCGCATCGGCGGCTCCCTGGCTTGCTCTTCCTTGCGCGGACGCCCCTGGCGGGTCCAGCGCGGTCGTGACTTGCGATCGATGCGGATTGAAACGGCTCGATCCACGGCCCGGTCCACAGGCGCTGTCCCGGTATTACGAAGCGGCCGGGCAGCGCGGTTACAACGCGTTTCAGGGACGACGACGGGATGCTCGCCGCCAAGCTCTCTGGGAGTGGATTCGCGATGGAGCCGCGCACCCTTGCGGACGGCGGCATGGATGGGTTCCGTTCCGCGGCGCGCTGGCGCGCTGGGCCTTCGTTATCAATCTTGATCTACGCGGACGGAAAGGATGGAGCATTCTCGAAGTGGGCGCCGGGTATGGAGACCTGCTGAAGTACTGGAAGGATCGGGGCTGCGAGGTATTGGGCACCGATTTGGGTCCTCAAGCGTCCGAAGCAGCGGGGAATCTCGGGCTGGACGTTCGTGTCGGGACTTTAAGCGACCTTGCCCTTCCGCATCGGTCCTTCGACGCGGCCGTGTTGTGCCACAGTTTGGAGGATTTGGCCGACCCCAACTGCGAACTTGCCGAGCTTGCCCGGTTGCTTAAGCCCGGCGGCATGCTTCACATCGCTGTCCCCAACGGCCAGGCCGTGCGGTTCCAAGTGCAGGGGCCCTCGTTCATGCATCTTTCGTTCCCCCTTCATTTTTGGTTCTTCGATCCCGCGAACCTCGAATCGATCTCGCGCAAGCACGGTTTCTCCCTGGCCGGTCCAATGCGGACGACGACGCGGCATCATGCCTTGGCTCACTGGCTCGAGCAGTGCGTCTCCGGCCCGCGCTGGAAGGCCACGCAGGAATTCTGGACGTTTCTTCGACTCAGCCTCGTCCAACCGCACGGGGGAGACGTGCTTCGAGTCCAGGCTGTTCGCGACGGGTGAACCTGGAAACAGCCATTGAGCAGCGTCGAGATTCGCAAGAACTTGAGCAAGGCCTTTGCCGCCCAGATCGAGTGATAAATCGATGCTGATTCACAGCCATTTCCAGGAGGAAGCGAAGGCGGCGGACACGGTACGAACAACGCATCTCTCCGCGGATGCGAAGCGGCGGAAGAACCGCGATGAGGTGGCGTGAGGAATTCGTCCGGAGATTGGAACTTGCCTCAGGCGGCTTTGGCGGAGGGCACCAAGCCGAGAACATCCGCGACCAACTCCGCCGCGTCCTGCATTTTGAACGGCTTGTTGAGAATGCGGACCTTCCCTTCCTGCTGCATGCGCTCCCGCTCTTCGGCCTCAAGATAACCCGAGGCGAGAATGAATCGAATGGAGGGCCATTGGCGCGATGTCTCGCGGATCAACTGCCAGCCGCTTTGTCCGCTCATGTTGTAATCCGTCAGCATCAAATCAAAGCCGCCCCGGCTTTCAATCAGGATGGCCAGCGCCTCTTCGGCGCTGGATGCGCTGACAACTTGATAGCCGGCCTCGGTGAGAAAGGTTTCAGTGTATTCGCGAACGAGGTCCAAATCATCCACCACCAGCACTCGTCCGGTTCCTCGCAGCAATGGACGTTCCTGCTTTTTCACAATCGTCGTGAGCAGTTCCGTGGCGACCGGAAAATAGAGGAGGAACGTGGTGCCCTGGTTGATCACACTCTCGACCTCGAGAAAGCCGCCCGCCTTCGCCACCACATTGTGCACGATGGCCAGCCCGAGCCCGGTGCCTTTTCCCTTCTCTTTGGTGGTGAAAAATGGATCGAAAATCCGCGACAAGAGTTCCTGGGGAATGCCGGTTCCAGTGTCACGGACGGAGCACCGGACAAACGCGGCGCCCGGTTTGACCTTGGCCTTTTGCGCCTGCGCCGGAGTCAACTCCACGATTTCCGTGGCGATGCGGAGTTCGCCTCCCTGGGGCATGGCGTCCTTGGCATTGACACAAAGATTAAGCAGCGCTTGCTGCGCCCGCGTCGTGTCAATCTTGACCTTCAGCGTCTCCGCCTGCAGATCCAGCACCAACTTCACCCTGCCCTTGACGGACCGGGTGGCGAGGTCGCAGGCATCATGAACGACGGTGTTGAAATCCAGCACCATCTCCTTTTCCTCCGAGGCATGGCTGAAGGAGAGCAACTGCTGGGTGACATCCACGGCCTTGTTGGCGGCTTTGTCGATCGATTCCAGGCGGCCAAGGAGTTCCACCGGATACGTCGTGCCATCCTTGCGCAGGTTCTGGTACTCGCCGATCCAGTCCCTGCCCTCGGCCACGGTCTTCTCACACTCCTGGCACAGGGAGTCTTGACCGGGCGCGCGAACGAGCGAGGGGGATTGTCCCAGGACTCCCTCAACAGGATGGCCGGTCATGCCCTGGAAGGCCGCGTTGACAAACGTGATCCGGCCCTCGGCATCCGTCAGGTAAACCACGTCCCGGGAGGAATGAATGGCCGCAATCCGCCGGTGCACATGCGATTCCATCCGCCAGCGACGTCCCGCGTCCCTCATGGCCAGCAGCAAATACCCTCCGGAAATAGGCGTCAGTTGCAGGTCCACCATCATCGAAATCCGAGACCGCACGATCAGGGAAATCCCAGTGAGATCCTCCTCCGCCCCCTGCTCCCTCCGCAGCGCCTTCAGTAATCGATTCCAGGAGCTGGCGGTCAAAAACTCCTCCATGGAACGCGGTTTCTCGCCGCCTTTCGTGTCCACTCCCAACAGGCGCGCCGCACGCACATTCACCTCGACCAACTGCCCTCGCTCGTCGCAGATGGCCAACGGTTCGTCGCCCGCGTTGAAGAGAGCCTCTTTCCAGTCCAGAGGGATTGAGGTGCACGGCGGTTCGGCTCGCGAACGCTTGAGGGGAGAAGGGTCGGGGTTCATGAGCAGTAGCTCAGCATGGGGGGTTGAAACGGATTCACCCGGTGATGGTTGCGGATTTTTTCGATGTAAGTATCGGTCAAAGCCTGGCCCTCCGGAATCAACAGCATGCCGTTGGCCGTGTGAACTCCCTTGGCCAAAACCATGCCGGGCCTCAATTCCTCCAACAGGACCTCTTTCTGTTTCCGGGGAACGTTCGCCTGCGGCAGGCTGCGAGTAAAATGCGCACCGCCTCGGGGTCAAAGTGAGTCCCTGAACGGTGTTTGATGACCTCGAGGGCGTCCCGCGCGGAATAATTGCTTTCCGCGTAGGAGACCGCCACCCCCAGGAGCCGTCCCAACCAGGGAATGTTTTCCCCGCTCAATCCATCAGGATAGCCGCTGCCATCGAACCGTTCGTGATGGGAACGAATCAGCTTTCCCACCGCACCCAAATGGTGGGCAAAACCCGCCAAATCCTCGCCTAAGACAGGGTGCTGCTCAATCAACGCCCGCTCCGCTTCCGTGAGCGATTCCGGTGATTGCTGCCACTTCTTGATCAACTGGCGGGGCACACCCACCAGCCCGATGTCGTGCAGCCATGCTCCGAACTCCAACACCTGACGCTCCTCGCCGGGCATCCCCAGCGCGTCCGCCATGGCCCGAACGACTTCAAACACTCTCCGGGCTTGCGTGCCCAGCGTCGGATAAAAGGTCTGAATCGTTTTCAGGCAGATCTGCACCGAGTGCTCCAAGTTCTTCGAAAGCGATTCGTTGGCTTCGGCCAGCTTGCGATTCTTTGCCTCCAGCGATTGGTTCAAGGCCGCCAACTTGTCGTTCATCGACAGCGTGGCGGCTTGCAACACCGTGTTTCGCGTAATCAACTCGTAGCGCTGCACGGCATTGGCCAGCGTCGCGAGCAACTCCTCCCGGATCCACGGTTTCAAGACGAACCGATAGATTTCACCCTTGTTGATGGCGTCGGTCACCGTCTTCAACGACGGAAATGCCGTGATCAACAAACGAGTCGCGTCGGGCTGCTCCCGCTTGACTTCGGCCAGGAACTCCAGACCGGTCAGCATCGGCATCTGGTAATCCGTCAAGACCACCGAGAAAGACTCCTGCTTCACCAGCCTCAAAGCCTCGATGGGGTTCGGCGCCGAACGGACTTGATGCCCTGCCGAAGACACCAAACCCCGCAGCGCGTGCAGGACGATCTCCTCGTCATCCACGATCAGGATGCGATGCAGAGCGGGATCGAACGGAGTGGCGGGACCGGATTTCATCGAGCCACACCCCCGATCCGACTCAGGGCCGATCCCAGTCCTTTCAAGAATTCCCCATCGGTTCCATCCGCGCCGATGCACAGATCCAGACTGGCGGACAGGGTCGACGGAAGGTCTTCCGGATGCACGCCGATCAGATGCGCCGCCACCACCATGTCAGGACGATGGGTTCTCACCAACTCCATGAAACGGCCCAGCGGACTCGCGGCTTGTTGCAGGATGCCAAGCACCACGCGAATCGTGTAATCAGGCGAGACGAGAATTTCGCCCGCCTCCTCCGCGCTGACGGTCGTGACGACGCAGAAACCATGCAGTCGCAGCAGTTCCGCCAGCGAATCCAGGCGCGGGCCCTCCGAACCCACAAGCATCACCCCCGTGGGGGCGGACCGCACCTCCTCCAAGCCGCGATCGGCCTCCGAAAAATCCGCCTCCGGCAGCCAGACTCCAAACGTGGAACCGATGCCCTCCACGCTTTCCAGCGTGATGGCTCCCCGATGCTTCTCCACGAACAAAGCGGCATTGT encodes the following:
- a CDS encoding AbrB/MazE/SpoVT family DNA-binding domain-containing protein — translated: MTTKRQVVLPKAMCERKRIRPGTSLRITEVGEGFYVTPVPEPTEAELAAVFKALDNGRKARPITAEDESLIQDEITKYRTEQRRRKA
- a CDS encoding recombinase family protein, translated to MKEQTKNRLVGYARVSTNGQELKLQLDALEKAGCPKKLIFVDKVSGAKAARPGLDACLRELKEGDTLIAWRLDRLGRSVRHLIDLVEQLRQRKVGFKSLCDGAIDTTTASGELIFHIFTALAQFERRLIQERTRAGLEAARARGRKGGRKPIAVGDPRSRWPRSCTPTSRSPSSTSARPCGFPGRRSTGIWRRPELDPNPGVG
- a CDS encoding class I SAM-dependent methyltransferase gives rise to the protein MNGWETVPCAGCGSASAAPWLALPCADAPGGSSAVVTCDRCGLKRLDPRPGPQALSRYYEAAGQRGYNAFQGRRRDARRQALWEWIRDGAAHPCGRRHGWVPFRGALARWAFVINLDLRGRKGWSILEVGAGYGDLLKYWKDRGCEVLGTDLGPQASEAAGNLGLDVRVGTLSDLALPHRSFDAAVLCHSLEDLADPNCELAELARLLKPGGMLHIAVPNGQAVRFQVQGPSFMHLSFPLHFWFFDPANLESISRKHGFSLAGPMRTTTRHHALAHWLEQCVSGPRWKATQEFWTFLRLSLVQPHGGDVLRVQAVRDG
- a CDS encoding response regulator — its product is MNPDPSPLKRSRAEPPCTSIPLDWKEALFNAGDEPLAICDERGQLVEVNVRAARLLGVDTKGGEKPRSMEEFLTASSWNRLLKALRREQGAEEDLTGISLIVRSRISMMVDLQLTPISGGYLLLAMRDAGRRWRMESHVHRRIAAIHSSRDVVYLTDAEGRITFVNAAFQGMTGHPVEGVLGQSPSLVRAPGQDSLCQECEKTVAEGRDWIGEYQNLRKDGTTYPVELLGRLESIDKAANKAVDVTQQLLSFSHASEEKEMVLDFNTVVHDACDLATRSVKGRVKLVLDLQAETLKVKIDTTRAQQALLNLCVNAKDAMPQGGELRIATEIVELTPAQAQKAKVKPGAAFVRCSVRDTGTGIPQELLSRIFDPFFTTKEKGKGTGLGLAIVHNVVAKAGGFLEVESVINQGTTFLLYFPVATELLTTIVKKQERPLLRGTGRVLVVDDLDLVREYTETFLTEAGYQVVSASSAEEALAILIESRGGFDLMLTDYNMSGQSGWQLIRETSRQWPSIRFILASGYLEAEERERMQQEGKVRILNKPFKMQDAAELVADVLGLVPSAKAA
- a CDS encoding response regulator; amino-acid sequence: MKSGPATPFDPALHRILIVDDEEIVLHALRGLVSSAGHQVRSAPNPIEALRLVKQESFSVVLTDYQMPMLTGLEFLAEVKREQPDATRLLITAFPSLKTVTDAINKGEIYRFVLKPWIREELLATLANAVQRYELITRNTVLQAATLSMNDKLAALNQSLEAKNRKLAEANESLSKNLEHSVQICLKTIQTFYPTLGTQARRVFEVVRAMADALGMPGEERQVLEFGAWLHDIGLVGVPRQLIKKWQQSPESLTEAERALIEQHPVLGEDLAGFAHHLGAVGKLIRSHHERFDGSGYPDGLSGENIPWLGRLLGVAVSYAESNYSARDALEVIKHRSGTHFDPEAVRILLAACRRRTFPGNRKRSCWRN